Proteins encoded within one genomic window of Lynx canadensis isolate LIC74 chromosome B4, mLynCan4.pri.v2, whole genome shotgun sequence:
- the BLOC1S1 gene encoding biogenesis of lysosome-related organelles complex 1 subunit 1, producing MLSRLLKEHQAKQNERKELQEKRRREAITAATCLTEALVDHLNVGVAQAYMNQRKLDHEVKTLQVQAAQFAKQTGQWIGMVENFNQALKEIGDVENWARSIELDMRTIATALEYVYKGQLQSAPS from the exons ATGCTGTCTCGCCTGCTGAAAGAACACCAAGCCAAGCAGAACGAACGCAAGGAGCTGCAGG agaagaGGAGGCGAGAGGCTATCACTGCAGCGACCTGCCTGACAGAAGCTTTGGTGGATCACCTCAATGTGGG TGTGGCCCAGGCCTACATGAACCAGAGAAAGCTGGATCATGAGGTGAAGACCCTACAGGTCCAGGCTGCCCAGTTTGCCAAGCAAACAGGCCAGTGGATCGGGATGGTGGAGAACTTCAATCAGGCACTCAAG gaAATCGGGGATGTGGAGAACTGGGCTCGGAGCATCGAGCTGGACATGCGAACTATTGCCACCGCACTGGAATACGTGTACAAAGGGCAGCTGCAGTCTGCCCCCTCCTag
- the RDH5 gene encoding retinol dehydrogenase 5 has translation MWLPLLLGVLVWAALWLFRDRQSLPASDAFIFITGCDSGFGRLLALRLDQRGFRVLASCLTPSGAEDLQRVASSRLHTTLLDVTEPQSVQRAAKWVETHVGEAGLFGLVNNAGVAGIIGPTPWLTRDDFHRVLSVNTLGPIGVTLALLPLLQQARGRVVNITSVLGRLAANGGGYCVSKFGLEAFSDSLRRDVAPFGVRVSIVEPGFFQTPVTNLESLENTLQECWARLPPDTQAHYGEAFLTKYFKMQRRIMSLICDPDLTKVSRCLEHALTARHPRTRYSPGWDAKLLWLPASYLPASLVDAVLTWVIPKPAQAVC, from the exons ATGTGGCTGCCTCTGCTGCTGGGAGTCTTGGTCTGGGCAGCGCTGTGGTTGTTCAGGGACCGACAGAGCCTGCCCGCCAGCGATGCTTTCATCTTCATCACCGGCTGTGACTCAGGCTTCGGGCGGCTTCTGGCACTGAGACTGGACCAGAGAGGCTTCCGAGTCCTGGCCAGCTGCCTGACCCCCTCAGGGGCAGAGGACCTACAGCGCGTGGCCTCCTCTCGCCTCCACACCACCCTGCTTGATGTCACTGAGCCCCAGAGTGTCCAGCGGGCGGCCAAGTGGGTGGAAACACATGTTGGTGAAGCAG GGCTTTTTGGTCTGGTGAATAATGCTGGTGTGGCTGGTATCATTGGGCCCACGCCATGGCTCACACGAGATGATTTCCATCGGGTGCTGAGTGTGAATACGCTGGGTCCCATTGGGGTCACCCTTGCCCTGCTCCCCCTGCTCCAGCAGGCCAGGGGCCGGGTGGTCAACATCACCAGTGTTCTGGGTCGCCTGGCAGCCAATGGTGGGGGCTACTGTGTCTCCAAGTTTGGCCTGGAGGCCTTCTCTGACAGCCTGAG GCGGGATGTGGCTCCTTTTGGTGTCCGAGTCTCCATTGTGGAGCCTGGCTTCTTCCAAACCCCTGTGACAAACCTGGAGAGTTTGGAGAACACGCTGCAGGAGTGCTGGGCACGGCTACCTCCTGACACACAGGCCCACTACGGGGAGGCCTTCCTCACCAAGT ACTTTAAAATGCAGCGGCGCATCATGAGCCTGATCTGTGACCCAGACCTGACCAAGGTGAGCAGGTGCCTGGAGCATGCCCTGACTGCTCGTCACCCCAGAACCCGTTACAGCCCAGGCTGGGATGCCAAGCTGCTCTGGCTGCCGGCCTCCTACTTGCCAGCCAGCCTGGTGGATGCTGTGCTCACCTGGGTCATTCCCAAGCCTGCCCAGGCAGTCTGCTGA